The Ammospiza nelsoni isolate bAmmNel1 chromosome 27, bAmmNel1.pri, whole genome shotgun sequence genome contains a region encoding:
- the RPS15 gene encoding small ribosomal subunit protein uS19 has product MAEVEQKKKRTFRKFTYRGVDLDQLLDMSYEQLMQLYSARQRRRLNRGLRRKQHSLLKRLRKAKKEAPPMEKPEVVKTHLRDMIILPEMVGSMVGVYNGKTFNQVEIKPEMIGHYLGEFSITYKPVKHGRPGIGATHSSRFIPLK; this is encoded by the exons ATG GCGGAGGTGGAGCAGAAGAAGAAGCGAACCTTCCGCAAATTCACCTACCGCGGGGTGGACCTGGACCAGCTGCTCGACATGTCCTA cgaGCAGCTGATGCAGCTGTACAGcgcgcggcagcggcggcgccTGAACCGCGGCCTGCGCCGCAAGCAGCACTCGCTGCTCAAGCGCCTGCGCAAGGCCAAGAAGGAGGCGCCGCCCATGGAGAAGCCCGAGGTGGTGAAGACCCACCTGAGGGACATGATCATCCTGCCCGAGATGGTGGGCAGCATGGTGGGCGTCTACAACGGCAAGACCTTCAACCAGGTGGAGATCAAG CCCGAGATGATCGGCCACTACCTGGGCGAGTTTTCCATCACGTACAAGCCGGTGAAGCACGGCCGGCCTGGCATCGGTGCCACCCACTCCTCCCGCTTCATCCCGCTCAAGTAG